TGAGTTTTAAACCACAGGGAAACATCGTGTCTTTTGAAAGACCACCTTCATTTACAACAATGGCCACGTTATCACTTTCATGTACTTTAATATAAAGAGGGGTACTTTTTTGTTTTTTACTTATTGACATCTTTTCATCTCCTTTTTATAAAAGCTATTATTTTAATATGCAATAAACGTGCCAAACAAAATAAAGGCACTTTCGTGGAGAATTATAAGAAAAAAATAAGTGTAGATGTATCATTTTGCAACATATGTTCACAACACTTGGTGTATTTTGCGAGAGATGAGAAAGGAGAAAGACAAGAAAAGGCGAAAAAGATAGAATAGATATCTTGGAGAAAAGGGGAGAAAATAATGGGAAAAATAATTTTTATTGCACCGGATAAAGCTCTTTATAAAATGGGGCAAAACATGATAAAAAGGTTGTCTTTAGAAAGCGAAGTAGAAATCTACTTATCAAGGCTTGGGAGAGCAGTTAAACTAGCTCGTAGCTTACAAAATGATTATGTAGATGTCATTATTTCAAGAGGTGGAACAGCGTCTCTTTTGAGAAAAGAAAACTTAAATATTCCACTTGTTGATATTCGCGTTACTGGGCAAGATTTAGCAAAGTGTTTTCATGAAAGCAAGAAAAAAACAGGTCTTGTTTCACCTAAAATAGCGCTTTTTGCTTTTGAAAATATGAAAGAAGAAGTAGAAGGTTTATCCTCTATTTTGAATGTGTCGCTGTCCCTTTATAAATTAGAGAAAAAGGAGGATATTTTTACAAAAGTTGACGACCTTTTATTTAAAGACGCAGATATTATTGTAGGGGGAATGAGCACTGCTGTTTATGCACGTAAAAAAGGATTTCAAGCTTGTGTGATTCATTCGGGAGACTTTGCCATTAAGAATGCTCTTTTAGAAGCTAAACGAATTGTAAAGGGTCGGAAAATAGAAAAGAAGAGAACGGAGATGTTCAAAGCGTTGATAGATTACTCAACACAAGGAGTAATTGGGGTAGACGATAAAGGCTTGATTAACGTATTTAATGAAGCAGCTGAAAAGCTTTTAGAAATAGAAGCTAAAAACATTATTGGAAATCCTCTTTCTACTCTTTTTCCCTTCTACTCTTTTCACGATTTGAAGGAGAAAAATGAGCTAGGCGAAACGAAAATATATGGAACAAAAACGTTTCTATTTCATAAAATCCCTATTATTGTAGATGAAAAGATGGTAGGAGGAATGGTTGCTTTTCAAGATATTACACATATTCAAAAAATGGAGGAGAAAATTAGAAAAGATGTAGGAAACAAAAACTTCACAGCTTCTTATACTTTTCAAAATATGTTCGGTATTTCAGAAGAGTTAGACCGTGTAAAAAGGACAGGACATAGAATGGCTAAAACAGAAGCCACTGTTCTTATTTCAGGAGAATCTGGAACAGGGAAAGAACTTCTAGCTCAAAGCATTCATAGTGAAAGTGAGCGAAGAAATGGTCCATTTGTTGCTATAAACTGTGCTGCTCTTCCTTCTTCTCTTCTTGAAAGTGAGCTTTTCGGATATGAAGAAGGAGCGTTTACAGGAGCAAGACGTAAAGGAAAGAAAGGGCTGTTTGAACTAGCTCATAGAGGCACAATATTTCTTGATGAGTTAGGTGAAATGGATGCGTCTGCCCAAAGTAGATTGTTAAGGGTACTTCAGGAGAAACAATTTATGCGTGTAGGAGGTCATCAGTACATCTCAACAGATGTTAGAGTGATTGCTGCTACAAATCAAAATTTAGTTGAAAGTGTACAAAAAGGAACATTTAGAGAAGACTTGTTTTATCGATTGCACGTTTTATCCATTACGATTCCACCTCTTCGTGATAGAAAAAGCGATATTCCTTATCTTGCTAGGCTTTTTCTTCAGCATTATAACGAGAAGTATAAAAGAACATTCTCCCTAAGTGATGATGCATATAAGATGTTGGCGAAGCAACAAT
This sequence is a window from Priestia filamentosa. Protein-coding genes within it:
- a CDS encoding sigma-54-dependent Fis family transcriptional regulator, translating into MGKIIFIAPDKALYKMGQNMIKRLSLESEVEIYLSRLGRAVKLARSLQNDYVDVIISRGGTASLLRKENLNIPLVDIRVTGQDLAKCFHESKKKTGLVSPKIALFAFENMKEEVEGLSSILNVSLSLYKLEKKEDIFTKVDDLLFKDADIIVGGMSTAVYARKKGFQACVIHSGDFAIKNALLEAKRIVKGRKIEKKRTEMFKALIDYSTQGVIGVDDKGLINVFNEAAEKLLEIEAKNIIGNPLSTLFPFYSFHDLKEKNELGETKIYGTKTFLFHKIPIIVDEKMVGGMVAFQDITHIQKMEEKIRKDVGNKNFTASYTFQNMFGISEELDRVKRTGHRMAKTEATVLISGESGTGKELLAQSIHSESERRNGPFVAINCAALPSSLLESELFGYEEGAFTGARRKGKKGLFELAHRGTIFLDELGEMDASAQSRLLRVLQEKQFMRVGGHQYISTDVRVIAATNQNLVESVQKGTFREDLFYRLHVLSITIPPLRDRKSDIPYLARLFLQHYNEKYKRTFSLSDDAYKMLAKQQWLGNVRELKHFIEKLVVVEEKDRVKREDISHYFEVNAMAKEQEEQQSLQENEKEKIREVVTECCGNISKAARLLGINRSTLYRKLRKYHIKVEKSY